One region of Gemmatimonadota bacterium genomic DNA includes:
- a CDS encoding site-specific integrase, which yields MSVRKFCSPRLPADHPLHCLKSPNCEHHWFYDFRVNRMRYRNTTETANKQDAKNIEARERSRVLDGRHQIRQQPDVTFKTFGNTYLTDYAEQHKRSVERDREILKVLGRAFGSLILHEITAHRIEQFKRERLTGKWRGHKHKGAEKPIQPGTVNRELDTLRGVFSKAVEWGYLVEHPMRRVKRLRVDNRRTRILTADEQSRLLAACPRKLGRMVTLALMTGARIGELLALRWVDLEAGELVFLETKNGRTRRLPIGPGLRAVFDAIPHTSSEWVFTNTRTHDRYTVNGVAHSFKRAVLRAGIGSGDVTLHTLRHTALSQMIAGGLDDYTVMEVSGHSSTRMLARYTHPTAERKVAALESFAPSMGRTWAEREFEGWKRSGGPQEDRTPDLRVANATGKKRKAP from the coding sequence GTGAGCGTTCGGAAGTTCTGCAGCCCGCGGCTGCCGGCGGACCATCCGCTGCACTGCCTGAAGTCGCCCAACTGCGAGCACCATTGGTTCTACGATTTCCGCGTCAACCGGATGCGCTACCGGAACACGACGGAGACGGCCAACAAGCAGGACGCGAAGAACATCGAGGCGCGCGAGCGATCGCGCGTCCTCGACGGCCGGCACCAGATCCGCCAGCAGCCCGACGTCACGTTCAAGACGTTCGGGAACACGTATCTGACCGACTACGCGGAGCAGCACAAGCGCAGTGTGGAGCGGGACCGGGAGATTCTCAAGGTGCTGGGGCGGGCGTTCGGGTCGCTCATCCTGCACGAGATCACGGCGCACCGGATCGAGCAGTTCAAACGCGAGCGGCTGACAGGGAAATGGCGCGGCCACAAGCACAAGGGCGCCGAGAAACCGATCCAGCCGGGGACGGTCAACCGGGAGCTCGACACGCTCCGCGGCGTGTTCTCGAAGGCGGTGGAGTGGGGCTACTTGGTCGAACATCCCATGCGGCGCGTGAAGCGCCTACGGGTCGACAACCGCCGCACGCGCATCCTGACGGCTGACGAGCAATCCCGGCTCCTGGCGGCGTGTCCTCGCAAGCTGGGGCGGATGGTCACGTTGGCGCTGATGACCGGCGCCCGCATCGGCGAGCTACTGGCGCTCCGCTGGGTCGACCTCGAGGCGGGGGAGTTGGTGTTTCTGGAAACGAAGAACGGCAGGACACGGCGGCTCCCGATCGGTCCGGGCCTCCGTGCGGTGTTCGACGCCATCCCGCACACCTCATCGGAGTGGGTGTTCACCAACACCAGGACGCACGATCGCTACACGGTCAACGGGGTGGCGCACTCGTTCAAGCGGGCCGTCCTACGGGCCGGCATCGGCAGCGGCGATGTCACGCTGCACACGCTCCGGCATACCGCTCTGAGCCAGATGATTGCCGGCGGGCTGGACGACTACACCGTCATGGAGGTGTCGGGGCACTCCTCGACGCGGATGCTGGCCCGCTACACACACCCGACGGCGGAACGGAAGGTCGCGGCGCTGGAGAGCTTCGCGCCGTCGATGGGCAGAACCTGG